From one Halothece sp. PCC 7418 genomic stretch:
- a CDS encoding aldehyde dehydrogenase, translating into MLATTDLQSIVQAQKDFFATGKTKEVSFRKEQLKKLKAVIEESEAVIIEALSQDLGKPQLEAFLTEIAYCREEVHYFLQHLEPWAKIKPVSTPLPFFPAKSLIVPEPVGQVLIISPWNYPFQLAIVPLLGAIAAGNCAIIKPSEITPNTSQVLADLIAKTFDPNYITVVEGDETVAQALLQQKFDHIFYTGGSAVGKIVMKAAAEYLTPVTLELGGKSPCIVEPDVQVEYSAKRIIWGKFINAGQTCIAPDYLLVHRDIKEELVRNMKASLQEFYGENPKESSDYARIVSEKHFNRLSQFLDNGTVIAGGETDAESRYIAPTLLDGVTWDDSVMEEEIFGPILPIIEYDDLDSAIAQVNASPKPLALYLFSKDKNKQQKVLQETSSGGVVFNDTLVHFNCPELPFGGIGESGIGSYHGKASFDRFTHYKSVLKQALWLDIPLRYPPYADKLKFLKFLFK; encoded by the coding sequence ATGTTAGCAACAACTGATCTTCAAAGTATTGTCCAAGCACAAAAAGATTTTTTTGCCACTGGAAAAACGAAAGAAGTTTCTTTTCGTAAGGAACAGCTTAAAAAACTGAAAGCGGTGATTGAGGAATCGGAAGCGGTTATTATAGAAGCCCTTTCTCAAGATTTAGGAAAGCCTCAGTTGGAAGCATTTTTAACAGAAATTGCTTATTGTCGAGAAGAAGTTCATTATTTTTTGCAACATTTAGAACCATGGGCAAAAATAAAACCCGTTAGCACTCCTCTGCCTTTTTTTCCTGCAAAATCTTTGATTGTTCCTGAACCAGTCGGACAAGTTTTAATTATTAGTCCTTGGAATTATCCGTTTCAGTTAGCAATTGTTCCTCTTTTAGGCGCGATCGCTGCGGGAAATTGTGCGATTATTAAACCTTCAGAAATCACCCCCAATACATCTCAGGTTTTAGCTGATTTAATTGCGAAAACATTTGATCCTAACTACATTACAGTAGTGGAAGGGGATGAAACAGTTGCTCAAGCATTATTACAGCAAAAGTTTGACCATATTTTCTACACGGGAGGGAGTGCTGTTGGAAAAATTGTGATGAAAGCAGCAGCAGAATATCTCACTCCTGTTACCTTAGAATTAGGCGGTAAAAGTCCTTGTATTGTTGAACCAGATGTTCAGGTTGAATACAGTGCTAAACGCATAATTTGGGGTAAATTTATTAATGCAGGACAAACTTGTATTGCACCAGATTATTTACTGGTTCATCGCGATATTAAAGAGGAATTAGTCCGTAACATGAAAGCCTCTTTACAGGAGTTTTATGGAGAAAATCCTAAGGAGAGTTCTGATTATGCGAGAATTGTTAGCGAGAAACATTTTAATCGTCTCAGTCAGTTTTTAGATAATGGGACAGTCATCGCTGGTGGGGAAACAGATGCGGAAAGCCGTTATATTGCGCCCACTCTTTTAGATGGTGTGACTTGGGATGATTCAGTGATGGAAGAAGAAATTTTTGGTCCGATCTTGCCAATTATTGAATACGATGATTTAGACAGCGCGATCGCGCAAGTTAATGCTTCTCCCAAACCTCTCGCCCTTTATCTCTTTTCTAAAGACAAAAACAAACAACAGAAAGTTCTGCAAGAAACGTCGAGTGGAGGCGTTGTTTTCAATGATACGCTTGTTCATTTTAATTGTCCCGAATTACCATTTGGTGGAATCGGGGAAAGTGGGATCGGGTCTTATCATGGTAAAGCAAGTTTTGATAGATTTACTCACTATAAAAGTGTCCTTAAACAAGCCCTCTGGTTAGATATTCCCTTGCGTTATCCCCCTTATGCTGATAAGTTGAAATTCCTCAAATTCTTATTTAAGTAG
- a CDS encoding ParA family protein, with protein sequence MGTVISTVNMKGGVGKTTLTVNLATCLAKNHQKRVLVVDLDSQISATLSLMPPQEFSKARRTRRTLSYLIDKIVRPNIRRKYDTPDLIYSQICEINGLELLAGDIELYDEYLVSKKLHEEAISDSDQDFNQAWDNFESTLVRKILEPVIDDYDFIIMDCAPGYNLLTRSGIAASDFYLLPARPEPLSLVGVQLLEKRIARLKKNDKTESEQLQKLSLLGIVFILSNGGLFGRYYKQVIQRIEQDFAPDQIFQQQIPMDVNVAKAVDMFTPAVLAMPNSSGSKAFVKLTEEILKKIFSG encoded by the coding sequence ATGGGAACTGTTATTAGTACCGTTAACATGAAAGGAGGGGTGGGCAAAACTACCCTAACTGTTAATCTTGCCACTTGTTTAGCCAAGAACCATCAAAAACGGGTGTTAGTGGTTGATTTAGACTCACAAATTAGTGCGACCCTGAGTTTGATGCCTCCGCAGGAATTTTCTAAAGCCCGTCGTACTCGTCGCACTCTCAGTTATTTAATTGATAAAATTGTTCGTCCCAATATTCGGCGCAAATATGATACACCCGATTTAATTTATTCCCAAATTTGTGAGATTAATGGTTTAGAATTACTGGCAGGAGATATTGAACTGTATGATGAATATTTAGTCTCGAAAAAACTCCACGAAGAAGCCATTTCCGATTCTGATCAAGATTTTAATCAGGCTTGGGATAACTTTGAATCAACGTTAGTCCGAAAAATCTTAGAACCAGTGATAGATGATTATGATTTTATTATCATGGATTGCGCCCCAGGTTATAACCTTTTAACTCGCAGTGGTATTGCAGCAAGCGATTTTTACCTCCTGCCAGCGCGTCCAGAACCTTTATCATTGGTCGGGGTTCAACTTTTAGAAAAGCGGATTGCCCGACTAAAGAAAAATGATAAAACCGAGTCAGAACAATTACAAAAACTGAGTTTATTAGGAATTGTTTTTATCTTATCTAATGGGGGGTTATTTGGTCGCTATTATAAGCAGGTAATACAACGCATTGAACAAGATTTTGCACCGGATCAAATCTTTCAACAACAAATCCCCATGGATGTCAATGTGGCGAAAGCAGTGGATATGTTCACTCCTGCGGTTTTAGCAATGCCGAATTCTTCGGGGTCGAAAGCCTTTGTTAAGCTAACAGAAGAAATTTTAAAGAAGATATTTAGTGGTTAG
- a CDS encoding glutathione S-transferase domain-containing protein: MPVFYKILLEQDRDKQEKWKANFQDHLQFMETEGIQKLSANGDYWLGNDLSLVDLTFYPWFERFCILEHYRNVSLPASCSFLKQWWEQMSQRQSVQEIENPRDFYLAQYQKYANNTADGITAQEMRDT; this comes from the coding sequence GTGCCAGTCTTTTATAAAATATTACTGGAACAAGATCGAGATAAACAAGAAAAATGGAAAGCTAACTTTCAAGACCATTTACAGTTTATGGAAACAGAAGGCATCCAAAAACTAAGTGCTAATGGTGATTATTGGTTAGGCAACGATTTATCTTTAGTTGATTTAACTTTTTATCCTTGGTTTGAACGCTTTTGCATCCTAGAGCATTATCGGAATGTTTCTCTTCCTGCAAGTTGCTCTTTTCTCAAGCAATGGTGGGAACAGATGTCGCAGCGTCAGTCCGTGCAAGAAATTGAGAACCCGAGAGACTTTTATCTCGCTCAATACCAAAAGTATGCCAACAATACTGCAGATGGGATAACTGCCCAAGAAATGCGTGACACTTAA
- the petG gene encoding cytochrome b6-f complex subunit V — MIEPLLLGIVLGLIFVTLAGLFFAAYMQYRRTS; from the coding sequence ATGATTGAACCTTTACTACTCGGAATTGTCCTTGGCTTAATTTTTGTCACCTTAGCAGGATTGTTTTTTGCTGCTTATATGCAGTATCGACGCACTAGCTAA
- a CDS encoding DUF1997 domain-containing protein, producing the protein MTMHSDAETVKRYLDAHQGWFVRCAQPMAAEPIGENSYALTIGRFGALGFQVEPKLGVELLPEAEGIYRMETVPLETSDTHFYSVDYQAELQLIENSNTQSSNLSLPRTVVEWTLDLGVTIHFPRFIYRFSKPMVQKTGDRLLNQIVRQVSRRLTYKVQVDFHTRYDLPLPS; encoded by the coding sequence ATGACAATGCACAGTGATGCGGAAACAGTGAAACGTTATCTTGATGCTCATCAAGGCTGGTTTGTGCGCTGTGCTCAACCCATGGCAGCTGAACCCATTGGCGAAAACAGCTATGCTTTAACCATTGGTCGGTTTGGGGCGTTAGGCTTTCAAGTCGAACCCAAATTAGGGGTAGAATTACTTCCAGAAGCGGAAGGGATTTATCGGATGGAAACCGTCCCTCTGGAAACAAGCGATACCCATTTTTACAGTGTGGACTATCAAGCAGAATTACAACTGATCGAAAATTCTAACACTCAATCCTCTAACTTATCTTTACCGAGGACTGTAGTTGAGTGGACATTGGATTTAGGCGTGACGATCCATTTTCCTCGCTTCATTTATCGTTTTTCTAAACCCATGGTGCAAAAAACCGGTGATCGCCTTTTAAACCAAATTGTTCGCCAAGTTTCTCGTCGTCTGACTTATAAAGTGCAAGTGGATTTCCACACCCGCTATGATTTACCGCTCCCTTCTTAG
- the cimA gene encoding citramalate synthase gives MSLNPKNNRVWIYDTTLRDGSQQEGISLSVEDKLKIAHKLDQLGIPFIEGGWPGANPKDVQFFWQLKEEPLSQAEIVAFCSTRRPNHSAENDPMLQAILSAGTRWVTIFGKSWDLHVTEGLKTTLEENCAMIRDTIALLRSQGRRVIYDAEHWFDGYHSNPEYALKTLETAVEAGAEWLVLCDTNGGTLPHNVGEVVQTVTQHFEINPSAEYGVKLGIHTHNDSDTAVASSLVAVEHGSTMVQGTMNGYGERCGNANLCSVIPNLQLKLNYSCLEPENLAKLAPTSHLINEIVNFAPNPHAPFVGRSAFAHKGGIHVSAVERNPLTYEHIDPTVIGNERRIVISDQAGISNIVAKARAFGIDLDKKDPTCRDILQRTKELENQGYQFEVAEASFELLVYEMLEQRQEMFQLKGFQVNCDMLRGEEALLSDAVATIKVCVNGKDILEAAEGNGPVSALDAALRKALVQFYPEIAAFYLTDYKVRILDSTAGTDATTRVLVESSDGKQRWTTIGVSPNILDASYQAVVAGIEYGLLQVKGNLKEVSPALKQS, from the coding sequence ATGAGTTTAAACCCCAAAAATAATCGCGTCTGGATTTATGATACGACCCTCAGAGATGGGTCACAACAAGAAGGGATTTCCCTTTCTGTAGAAGATAAGCTCAAAATTGCTCATAAATTAGACCAGTTAGGGATTCCCTTTATTGAAGGGGGATGGCCCGGCGCGAACCCAAAAGATGTCCAATTTTTTTGGCAACTGAAAGAAGAACCCCTCTCCCAAGCGGAAATCGTTGCGTTTTGTTCCACTCGTCGCCCGAATCATTCCGCAGAAAATGACCCCATGCTACAAGCGATTCTCTCGGCTGGAACGCGCTGGGTGACGATTTTTGGCAAGTCTTGGGATCTCCATGTGACAGAAGGCTTGAAAACCACCTTAGAAGAAAATTGTGCCATGATTCGCGATACGATCGCGCTGTTACGATCTCAAGGCAGACGGGTCATTTATGATGCGGAACATTGGTTTGATGGCTATCACTCAAACCCCGAATATGCTCTGAAAACGCTAGAAACCGCCGTGGAAGCAGGTGCGGAATGGTTGGTTCTCTGTGACACCAATGGCGGAACATTACCGCACAACGTCGGGGAAGTGGTGCAAACCGTTACCCAACATTTTGAGATTAATCCCAGCGCTGAGTATGGCGTAAAATTAGGCATTCATACCCATAACGATTCTGATACAGCAGTGGCAAGTTCTCTGGTTGCTGTGGAACATGGGTCAACCATGGTACAGGGAACCATGAATGGTTATGGGGAACGCTGCGGGAATGCGAACTTGTGTTCTGTGATTCCCAATTTACAGTTAAAACTGAACTATTCTTGTTTAGAACCCGAAAATTTAGCAAAACTTGCTCCCACTAGCCATTTAATCAACGAAATCGTTAATTTTGCCCCTAACCCTCATGCACCCTTTGTGGGACGGTCTGCATTTGCCCATAAAGGGGGAATCCATGTTTCGGCAGTGGAACGCAATCCTTTAACCTACGAACATATTGATCCCACCGTGATTGGGAATGAGCGTCGCATCGTGATTTCAGATCAGGCTGGGATTAGTAATATTGTGGCAAAAGCCCGCGCCTTTGGCATTGACCTAGATAAAAAAGACCCCACTTGTCGCGATATTCTCCAACGCACGAAAGAACTGGAAAATCAAGGCTACCAGTTTGAAGTTGCTGAAGCCAGTTTTGAGTTACTGGTTTATGAAATGTTGGAACAACGTCAAGAAATGTTCCAATTAAAAGGGTTTCAGGTCAATTGCGATATGCTCAGAGGTGAAGAGGCTTTACTCAGCGATGCTGTGGCAACTATCAAAGTCTGCGTCAATGGTAAAGATATTTTAGAGGCAGCAGAAGGCAATGGTCCAGTTTCTGCTCTAGATGCAGCATTACGGAAAGCCCTTGTCCAATTCTATCCAGAAATAGCTGCGTTCTATTTAACAGACTATAAAGTTCGTATTTTAGACAGCACTGCTGGTACGGATGCGACAACCCGAGTTTTAGTGGAATCCAGCGACGGAAAACAACGATGGACGACCATTGGGGTTTCGCCTAATATTCTCGATGCTTCTTACCAAGCGGTGGTTGCAGGGATTGAATATGGTTTGTTACAGGTGAAGGGGAATCTGAAGGAAGTGTCTCCTGCATTAAAGCAATCATAG
- a CDS encoding TniQ family protein, with amino-acid sequence MSSVYPSWNEESLAIPPRSYLYSLKPERVGTPYVERLTSYISRLSASHLVFPGALLKKVASGLIPKKYSSARLNKIYLHTAAINGTGVMALDLVRVFETLTLQPNLQSLTLLPLAQVLPTRNLLHRHQVWCPFCYEDCLTNQISVYEPLLWSLQEVKMCRIHNFPLQNKCPYCGQENFLLAWQAEPGYCSKCYKWLGIPFNNKVDKNEFIGIENQNWELWVVASIGDMISFAFQHQDSLKLQNIISSLNICINHFTQGNVAHFARQIQIPKNSLWLWCQGKHLPSLQAILRICYLTKVSLVDFYSGKLSFDQSLQQLSPISLPHMPSNRKTSSLDLNQVQQYLEHTLATGESPPPSLEEVARRLQCHRRTIYRKFPQLCHQISVKYIRYRQETFRAELEKTYQQIKDTVERLSQEGYYPSEKLVAQFIDHPGYLRYKKVRATLRNAQNSVIFK; translated from the coding sequence ATGTCATCAGTTTATCCTTCATGGAATGAAGAATCATTAGCTATTCCGCCTCGTAGTTATCTGTATTCATTAAAGCCAGAGAGAGTGGGTACTCCTTATGTGGAACGTCTGACCAGTTATATATCAAGACTGTCTGCGTCACATCTGGTTTTTCCCGGAGCCTTACTAAAAAAGGTTGCTAGCGGACTAATTCCCAAAAAATACAGCAGTGCTAGATTAAACAAAATATATCTCCACACCGCAGCTATAAATGGGACAGGAGTTATGGCGCTTGACCTTGTCCGTGTTTTTGAAACCTTAACGCTACAACCTAATTTACAGAGCTTAACTTTACTTCCTCTAGCACAGGTTTTACCGACTAGAAATTTACTTCATCGCCATCAAGTTTGGTGCCCATTTTGTTATGAAGATTGTTTGACGAATCAAATATCTGTTTATGAGCCATTGCTTTGGTCATTACAGGAAGTTAAGATGTGTAGGATACATAATTTTCCTCTACAAAATAAATGTCCTTATTGTGGTCAAGAAAACTTTCTTCTCGCTTGGCAGGCTGAGCCAGGATACTGTTCTAAATGCTATAAATGGCTGGGCATTCCTTTTAATAATAAAGTTGATAAAAATGAATTTATAGGGATAGAAAATCAAAATTGGGAATTATGGGTTGTTGCCTCAATTGGTGACATGATAAGTTTTGCTTTTCAACATCAGGATTCTCTGAAACTTCAAAACATTATTTCTTCGCTTAATATTTGCATCAATCATTTTACTCAAGGAAATGTAGCTCACTTTGCACGTCAGATCCAAATCCCTAAAAACAGTCTATGGCTATGGTGTCAGGGGAAACATTTACCCTCATTACAAGCTATACTGCGAATTTGTTATTTGACCAAAGTATCGCTAGTTGATTTTTACTCAGGAAAATTATCCTTTGATCAATCTCTACAGCAACTCTCTCCAATTTCCTTGCCTCATATGCCATCCAATCGGAAAACTTCTTCCCTTGATTTGAATCAAGTTCAGCAATATTTAGAGCATACTTTGGCAACTGGTGAATCTCCACCTCCTTCTCTTGAGGAAGTGGCCAGACGTTTACAATGTCACCGCAGAACAATATATAGAAAATTCCCTCAATTGTGTCATCAAATTTCAGTTAAATACATTCGATATCGTCAAGAAACTTTTCGAGCGGAGTTAGAAAAAACGTACCAGCAAATTAAGGATACTGTTGAGCGACTATCTCAAGAAGGATACTATCCCTCTGAAAAGCTGGTCGCTCAATTTATCGATCACCCTGGCTATTTGCGTTATAAAAAGGTTAGAGCTACCTTACGCAACGCTCAAAATAGTGTTATTTTCAAATGA
- the hisF gene encoding imidazole glycerol phosphate synthase subunit HisF has protein sequence MVLAKRILPCLDVNAGRVVKGVNFVNLRDAGDPVELAQRYDAAGADELVFLDITATHEERDTILDVVQRTAEQVFIPLTVGGGIQSLEHIKNLLRAGADKVSINSGAVRNPDLINEASDRVGKQSIVVAIDARRRETPGNSGWEVYVRGGRENTGLDAIAWAKEMEQRGAGELLVTSMDADGTQAGYDLQLTRKISEAVTIPVVASGGAGNVHHICEAFTEGKAEAALLASLLHYGQLTVTDIKQYLRQQGVSVRTS, from the coding sequence ATGGTTTTAGCTAAACGCATTTTACCTTGTCTTGATGTCAACGCTGGGCGCGTGGTGAAAGGGGTGAATTTTGTTAATCTTCGTGATGCAGGCGACCCAGTGGAATTAGCCCAGAGATATGATGCTGCGGGGGCGGATGAACTCGTCTTTTTGGATATTACCGCCACCCACGAAGAGCGAGATACAATTCTGGATGTCGTGCAACGTACTGCTGAACAAGTGTTTATTCCCTTAACAGTTGGCGGGGGGATTCAATCCTTAGAACATATTAAAAATTTGTTAAGAGCAGGGGCGGATAAAGTCAGTATTAATTCGGGGGCAGTACGGAATCCCGATTTGATTAATGAAGCCAGCGATCGCGTGGGGAAACAATCGATTGTGGTTGCTATTGATGCCCGTCGTCGAGAGACTCCTGGCAATTCGGGCTGGGAGGTTTATGTTCGTGGCGGACGGGAAAATACAGGCTTAGACGCGATCGCGTGGGCAAAAGAAATGGAACAACGGGGGGCTGGAGAACTGTTAGTAACCAGTATGGACGCAGATGGGACACAAGCGGGTTATGATCTGCAATTGACGCGGAAAATTAGTGAAGCGGTAACGATTCCTGTGGTCGCCTCTGGTGGTGCGGGGAATGTCCATCATATCTGTGAAGCCTTCACTGAGGGAAAAGCAGAAGCTGCTCTCCTCGCGTCTTTGCTCCATTATGGACAATTAACCGTGACCGATATCAAACAATATTTAAGACAACAGGGGGTTTCCGTTCGCACAAGTTAA
- a CDS encoding hybrid sensor histidine kinase/response regulator gives MSHSLNTAKAKPDTILVVDDSPDNVLLVQSILEEEGYHIEVAEEGESAIKKVLATPPQLILLDVMMPGMDGFEVTERIRQEEDLPFIPILLITAYDQPSVAKGLDSGADDFIRKPVELEELLARVRSLLRLKHSVDERDEIARQRADFVSRLTHDLRTPLVAADRMLNLFQQGALGELSAPMQEAVATMERSNRNLLDMVNTLLEVYRFEAGRKVLNFSPVDVKEIIDEVIQELNPLAEEKGLSLTLEDHLEANQPTTVEGDRLELRRVFTNLVGNAIKFTDEGGVTVRMQPRQETETPQLIIEVEDTGPGVSPEEQKTLFERFRKGKHQNSGSGLGLHLSQRILESHHGNIALDSEVGKGSCFTVTLPLTQN, from the coding sequence ATGAGTCATTCCCTAAATACGGCAAAAGCAAAACCCGATACCATCTTAGTTGTTGATGATTCTCCAGATAATGTGTTGCTGGTCCAGAGCATTTTGGAGGAAGAGGGCTATCACATTGAAGTGGCGGAAGAAGGCGAAAGCGCGATCAAGAAAGTCTTAGCAACTCCTCCACAGTTGATTTTACTGGATGTGATGATGCCTGGAATGGATGGGTTTGAAGTGACCGAACGCATCCGCCAAGAAGAGGATTTACCCTTTATCCCCATTTTACTGATTACCGCTTATGATCAGCCGAGTGTGGCGAAAGGATTGGATAGTGGGGCGGATGATTTTATTCGTAAGCCGGTTGAATTAGAAGAATTATTAGCACGAGTCCGCTCATTATTACGTTTAAAGCATAGTGTGGATGAACGAGATGAAATTGCCCGTCAACGGGCTGATTTTGTCTCTCGTCTCACTCATGATTTACGAACGCCGTTAGTCGCTGCCGATCGGATGTTAAATTTATTTCAGCAGGGGGCGTTAGGAGAATTATCTGCTCCCATGCAAGAAGCGGTGGCGACTATGGAACGCAGTAATCGGAATTTACTGGATATGGTCAATACCTTACTGGAAGTGTATCGCTTTGAGGCGGGGCGAAAAGTCCTCAATTTTAGCCCAGTTGATGTCAAAGAAATCATTGATGAAGTCATCCAAGAACTTAATCCTTTAGCAGAAGAAAAAGGTTTAAGTTTAACGTTGGAGGATCACCTCGAAGCTAATCAACCCACAACGGTCGAGGGAGATCGATTAGAGTTACGGCGGGTATTTACGAACTTAGTCGGGAATGCTATTAAGTTTACTGATGAAGGTGGGGTGACGGTGCGAATGCAACCAAGGCAAGAAACAGAAACCCCTCAGCTTATAATTGAAGTGGAAGATACCGGTCCTGGGGTTTCCCCCGAAGAACAAAAGACTTTGTTTGAACGGTTTCGGAAAGGGAAACATCAGAATTCTGGCAGTGGTTTAGGGTTGCATTTGTCGCAACGGATTTTAGAAAGTCATCATGGCAATATTGCTCTAGACTCAGAAGTGGGGAAAGGCAGTTGTTTTACCGTGACATTACCTCTGACGCAAAATTGA
- the ruvB gene encoding Holliday junction branch migration DNA helicase RuvB, with the protein MAIKRSSDQGKPTQESSSPGKPRNELLQSNPTPEETSSNEDNLRPQRLADYIGQKDLKALLSIAIQAAKQRGEAMDHLLLYGPPGLGKTTISLILATEMDVACKITAAPALERPRDITGLLVNLNPGDVLFIDEIHRLNRITEELLYPAMEDGRLDITVGKGQSAKTRSIPLAPFTLVGATTRVGSLTSPLRDRFGMVQRLQFYQLDELTEIVTRTAKVLETEIVEAGASEIAARSRGTPRIANRLLKRVRDYAQVKQLGAISQSVAEEALELFQVDKMGLDWTDRLILNTMIEQFHGGPVGLDAIAAATGEDRLTIEDVYEPYLLQIGFIQRTPRGRMVTERTMEHLGY; encoded by the coding sequence ATGGCGATCAAACGCTCCTCTGACCAAGGAAAACCAACTCAAGAGTCTTCTTCCCCAGGGAAGCCACGGAATGAGTTATTACAGAGTAATCCCACTCCAGAGGAAACGAGTAGCAACGAAGATAATCTTCGTCCGCAACGCCTTGCTGATTATATCGGACAAAAAGATTTAAAGGCTCTCCTTAGCATTGCAATTCAAGCAGCAAAACAACGCGGGGAAGCAATGGATCATTTGCTGCTCTATGGACCGCCTGGTTTGGGGAAAACCACCATCTCTCTGATTTTAGCAACAGAAATGGATGTGGCGTGTAAAATTACTGCTGCCCCTGCTTTAGAACGTCCTCGCGATATAACGGGCTTATTAGTGAATCTGAATCCAGGGGATGTGTTATTTATTGATGAAATCCATCGTTTAAATCGGATTACAGAGGAGTTGCTTTATCCAGCGATGGAAGATGGACGGCTGGATATTACGGTGGGGAAAGGACAGAGTGCGAAAACGCGCAGTATTCCCCTTGCACCGTTTACCCTGGTTGGGGCGACAACACGGGTGGGATCGTTGACTTCTCCCTTGCGCGATCGCTTTGGAATGGTGCAAAGGTTACAGTTTTATCAGTTGGATGAGTTGACCGAAATTGTTACCCGTACCGCTAAGGTTTTAGAAACAGAAATTGTGGAAGCGGGGGCGAGTGAAATTGCAGCGCGATCGCGCGGTACGCCTCGGATTGCCAACCGCCTCTTGAAGCGGGTGCGAGATTATGCACAAGTGAAGCAATTGGGAGCAATTAGCCAGAGTGTCGCCGAAGAAGCCCTAGAGTTATTTCAGGTGGATAAAATGGGCTTAGATTGGACGGATCGCCTGATTTTAAATACGATGATTGAGCAGTTTCATGGCGGTCCAGTTGGTCTGGACGCGATCGCTGCTGCAACAGGAGAAGATCGCCTGACCATTGAAGATGTTTACGAACCCTACTTATTACAAATTGGCTTTATTCAACGCACGCCCCGAGGGAGAATGGTGACAGAAAGAACTATGGAACATTTAGGGTATTAA
- the folP gene encoding dihydropteroate synthase, whose product MKQEALVIRNKSFLWGEQTYLMGVLNITPDSFSDGGDYNNLEEAFQRAAALVEAGADILDVGGQSTRPGAKQISPEEELERVIPIIKRIRKHLNIPISVDTTRAEIAQQAVRAGADIVNDISGGTFDADMLTTVAALEVPIILMHIRGTPETMQQMTDYEDLVGEIMGVLQERLSAAEAAGIARSRLLIDPGIGFGKTAEQNLELLRKLDQFQSLGVPILVGTSRKSFIGKIINQDDPKQRVWGTASSCCAAIAQGADLLRVHDLPQMWEVSQVADAIWRV is encoded by the coding sequence ATGAAGCAAGAAGCATTGGTCATTCGCAACAAATCCTTTCTTTGGGGAGAACAAACTTATTTAATGGGTGTTTTGAATATTACTCCTGATAGCTTTAGTGATGGCGGTGACTATAACAACCTCGAAGAAGCGTTTCAACGGGCTGCTGCTTTAGTGGAAGCAGGGGCTGATATTCTTGATGTAGGTGGACAATCAACACGCCCTGGGGCAAAACAAATTTCTCCAGAAGAAGAATTAGAACGGGTGATTCCGATTATTAAACGGATTCGCAAACACCTGAATATTCCCATTTCTGTCGATACCACTCGCGCGGAAATTGCTCAACAAGCGGTACGGGCGGGGGCGGATATCGTCAATGATATTTCTGGGGGAACATTTGATGCGGATATGTTGACCACAGTTGCAGCATTAGAAGTTCCGATCATCTTGATGCACATTCGGGGAACTCCAGAAACGATGCAGCAAATGACCGATTATGAGGATTTAGTGGGAGAGATTATGGGAGTTTTACAGGAAAGGCTTTCTGCAGCCGAAGCTGCTGGAATTGCGCGATCGCGCTTACTGATTGATCCAGGGATTGGCTTTGGTAAAACCGCCGAGCAAAATTTGGAATTATTACGTAAACTGGATCAATTTCAAAGTCTCGGTGTTCCCATTTTAGTAGGAACATCGCGGAAAAGTTTTATTGGTAAAATCATCAATCAGGATGATCCAAAACAGCGCGTATGGGGAACGGCAAGCAGTTGTTGTGCTGCGATCGCGCAGGGGGCAGATCTGTTGCGCGTCCATGATCTGCCCCAAATGTGGGAAGTGTCTCAGGTGGCGGATGCGATTTGGCGGGTTTAG